From Plasmodium brasilianum strain Bolivian I chromosome 7, whole genome shotgun sequence, the proteins below share one genomic window:
- a CDS encoding hypothetical protein (conserved Plasmodium protein), translating to MYNVKCVCNSKLAKERRHNKHDENVHKCNRKKKKKVPNEQDVSKKRFYEYTEKEEKAVNNFLTTAMKRSKILKHGKRNKYMYYFVLNKLNRNLVINARNNKTINKICKENIPIFMTENKLSLHNAFSNKNGHILHKTNRAHWNYKEKCFPIFAICSDTKSSTGTAYIVGNDQKYHSICNIQEKKYREIHLNAGAVVQGNNTKKKKKRVLSEKSKESMKEKLRIIMIQKWKDTEFRKKMIKSFKKRGIEHNKKISETLKNKWKNDKEYKLKTLEGQRKYFVNRYKNRHKTYYTSAETREKISKAMKLYWLNKNKYKQMQTHNLQSVVKKKKKHKKVWENIYSIILDQKQDDLSNYQTFHHNLSVNLEAALR from the coding sequence atgtacaacGTAAAATGTGTGTGCAATAGTAAGTTAGCTAAAGAAAGAAGACATAATAAACATGATGAAAATGTTCATAAAtgtaacagaaaaaaaaaaaaaaaagttccaAATGAGCAAGATGTGTctaaaaaaagattttacGAATACAcagaaaaagaggaaaaagcTGTAAACAACTTTTTAACCACAGCAATGAAGAGaagcaaaattttaaagcaTGGTAAAAGGAACAAATACATGTATTACTTTGTATTAAATAAACTTAATAGAAATTTAGTGATCAATGCGCGTAACAACAAgactataaataaaatttgcaaGGAAAATATTCCAATTTTTATGacagaaaataaattgtCATTACACAATGCGTTCAGTAATAAAAATGGGCATATTTTACACAAAACAAATCGTGCACATTGGAATTATAAAGAGAAATGTTTTCCTATTTTTGCCATTTGCAGCGATACTAAATCCAGTACAGGCACTGCTTACATTGTAGGAAATGATCAAAAGTACCATAGCATATGTAACATACAAGAGAAGAAATACAGAGAGATTCATTTAAACGCGGGAGCAGTTGTGCAAGGAAacaatacgaaaaaaaagaaaaaaagagtttTGAGCGAAAAGTCTAAAGAAAGTATGAAAGAAAAGCTTCGAATAATTATGATACAAAAATGGAAAGATACAGAatttaggaaaaaaatgataaaatcatttaaaaaaagaggcATTGAACATAACAAGAAAATTTCGGaaacattaaaaaacaaatggaagaatgataaagaatataaattaaaaacattagAAGGTCAGCgcaaatattttgttaatagatataaaaataggcataaaacatattatacTTCTGCAGAAACAAgggaaaaaatatcaaaagcTATGAAACTATATtggttaaataaaaataaatacaaacaaATGCAAACCCATAATTTACAGTCTGtagtgaagaaaaaaaaaaaacataaaaaagtttgGGAGAATATTTACTCAATTATATTAGATCAAAAACAAGATGACTTAAGCAATTATCAAACCTTTCACCATAATTTATCTGTCAACTTGGAGGCTGCTCTTCGTTGA
- a CDS encoding GTP-binding protein, producing the protein MIYTVVNRRRSSLLRSSTASTASTSSSPSSLLLLSLCVFIFLLFLYNFDCACEAKWSIRENVYLIINCSGRRKNRGYFKKKDYLKSRQDKSYNVQKKYNNKDNDSNDSDNKYNNVVKKEAFALFYIKYFKLSLLLYNKGKKREKGKRYTINSYNSSYYIDNGTNLNEAKIGDKNNTQWGIEPHGSLSRWEKDDNNNTINKSSAKEMQACMEDVNKGDIITNMTNMTNTANTANTIKVEQKNIRNFCILAHIDSGKSTLADRFLELTNTIKKKRMQDQYLDMMSLEREKGITIKLKAVRMSYHNYIFNLIDTPGHFDFYHEVKRSLNVCEGAILLIDGNKGIQSQTLNIFLELKKHNIKIIPVINKIDLNTCMYDKIKDDLIKKFYFKNEEILKISAKFGYHVKDLFQKIITDIPYPTINSNSFFRGIVFDSFFDKYKGVVLIIKVLNGNLKKKTEIFCINSEKSYIIQEVGYLVPEMKQTQEIKQGDIAYLCSNIRNCNDIQISETIINKDIVKLKGQKKTFVVNSKILNIGNLYANVKKEDTLLRCSDENYSNENSSSCKLVTQKFNDDEGEVKKIDLNNWCNKSLSDEKQKIFENGVQKNNVCVTTLDEDRTCTEETIKDGPSKKLDDFKEEKEINIKQIAATKVDVSYPSVYCNIYSVNDKKSNELHMALNKLKLNDSSFSFKIDICETLGKGFKCGFNGLLHLNIIQERIKREYNIETIVTAPSVNYLVRVKEKYIDKRLKQKLIEKNFDISNVHIDTRRGGNGTKGMDSGNEEMNRGEVEMDSGEEEMNRGEVEMDSGEEEMNRGEVEMDGCEDEDVDSTLKCVSGDGKNDFSEGLFFMTSNVNDIPQRNYVKCIYEPYVKTNIIAPVEYQKHILRECFNRRGIFIKKDIVNDQIIFFFEMPLSEILINFIDDIKSQTKGYGSMSYENYVIYKESDLYKINIYINHKCIDSLSFISHKLNYYEKARNIVLKLKNLINPHQFLIVIQAAVGTKVFVSEKIKPLKKNVTAKCYGGDITRRRKLIEKQNEGKKKMFNIGKVKLSPNIFTKLFDLKGN; encoded by the coding sequence ATGATTTATACTGTAGTTAATAGAAGGAGATCATCATTATTACGATCATCAACAGCATCAACAGCATCAACATCATCATCGccatcatcattattattattatcattatgcgtttttatatttctcctTTTCTTATATAACTTTGACTGTGCGTGTGAAGCTAAATGGAGCATAAGAGAAAATGTGTActtaattattaattgttcaggtagaagaaaaaatagagggtattttaaaaaaaaagactacTTGAAAAGTAGACAGGATAAAAGTTATAAcgtgcaaaaaaaatataataataaggataatgatagtaatgatagtgataataaatacaataacGTAGTTAAAAAGGAAGCTTTCGctcttttttacattaaatattttaaattatccttattattatataataaggggaaaaaaagggaaaaaggaaaacgtTACACAATTAACTCCTACAATAGTTCGTATTATATTGACAATGGAACAAACTTGAACGAAGCAAAAATAGGTGATAAGAATAACACACAATGGGGTATTGAACCACATGGAAGTCTAAGCAGATGGGAAAAAGACGACAATAATAACACGATTAATAAAAGCAGTGCAAAAGAAATGCAGGCGTGTATGGAAGACGTTAATAAGGGtgatataataacaaatatgaCAAATATGACAAATACAGCAAATACAGCAAATACAATAAAAGTAgagcaaaaaaatatcagAAATTTTTGCATACTGGCACACATTGATAGTGGAAAGTCAACCCTAGCTGACAGATTTTTAGAATTAACGAAtaccataaaaaagaaaaggatgCAAGATCAATATTTAGATATGATGTCGTTAGAAAGGGAAAAGGGTATAACAATTAAATTGAAGGCAGTAAGGATGAGTTaccataattatattttcaatttaatTGATACCCCAGGACATTTTGATTTTTATCATGAAGTTAAGAGATCGTTAAATGTATGTGAAGGAGCTATTCTGTTAATTGATGGAAATAAAGGTATTCAGTCACAAACTCTTAACATCtttttagaattaaaaaaacataatataaaaataattcctgttataaataaaatagatttaAACACATGCAtgtatgataaaataaaagatgatttaataaaaaagttttatttcaaaaatgaggaaattttaaaaatttcagcGAAATTTGGTTACCATGTAAAagatttatttcaaaaaataataacagatATTCCATATCCTACTATTAATTCTAATAGTTTTTTTAGGGGAATTGTTTTTGACtcattttttgataaatataaaggagTAGTATTAATTATCAAAGTTCTAAAtggaaatttaaaaaaaaaaacagaaatattttgtataaatagTGAAAAGTCTTATATTATTCAAGAAGTTGGTTACCTTGTACCCGAGATGAAACAGACTcaagaaataaaacaagGAGATATTGCATACCTTTGCTCTAATATAAGAAATTGTAATGATATTCAAATTAGCGAAACGATAATTAATAAGGACATAGTAAAACTGAAAGGACAAAAAAAGACATTTGTGGTAAATTcgaaaatattaaacattGGAAATTTATATGCTAATGTAAAAAAGGAGGATACACTTTTGCGCTGTTCTGATGAGAATTattcaaatgaaaatagCTCCTCCTGTAAATTGGTTACACAAAAGTTTAATGATGATGAGGGGGAAGTGAAAAAGATCGACTTGAATAATTGGTGTAATAAAAGCTTGAGTGATGAGAAGCAAAAGATATTTGAAAATGGGGTACAAAAGAATAATGTGTGCGTAACTACCCTTGATGAGGATCGAACGTGTACTGAGGAGACGATAAAAGATGGACCCTCGAAAAAATTGGATGAttttaaagaagaaaaggaaataaatataaaacaaattgcAGCAACAAAAGTAGACGTTTCCTACCCATCCGTATACTGTAATATATACAGtgttaatgataaaaaatcgAATGAATTGCATATGGCTTTGAACAAGTTAAAACTGAATgattcttccttttcttttaaaattgaCATCTGTGAAACTTTAGGAAAGGGCTTTAAATGTGGTTTTAATGGCTTACTGCATTTAAACATAATACAAGAGAGGATTAAAAGAGAGTATAACATAGAAACTATTGTTACAGCTCCCTCCGTGAATTACTTAGTGAGAGTGAAGGAAAAATACATTGACAAAAGGTTAAAACAAAAACTGATAGAGAAAAATTTTGACATAAGTAACGTTCATATAGACACAAGGAGGGGGGGTAACGGCACAAAGGGGATGGATAGTGGCAATGAAGAGATGAACAGAGGCGAGGTAGAGATGGATAGTGGCGAAGAAGAGATGAACAGAGGCGAGGTAGAGATGGATAGTGGCGAGGAAGAGATGAACAGAGGAGAGGTAGAGATGGACGGATGCGAAGATGAAGATGTGGATAGTACCCTAAAATGCGTGAGTGGTGatggaaaaaatgatttttccGAAGGGCTCTTTTTCATGACGAGCAACGTGAATGACATTCCTCAAAGGAATTATGTGAAATGCATTTATGAACCGTATGTAAAAACTAATATCATTGCACCGGTGGAGTACCagaaacatatattaagAGAATGCTTTAATAGAAGgggtatttttattaaaaaagatattgtTAATgatcaaataatattttttttcgagATGCCCTTATCTGAAATTCTTATTAACTTTATAGATGATATTAAATCACAGACCAAAGGATATGGATCAATGAGTTACgaaaattatgttatatataaagaaagcgatttatacaaaattaatatttacataaatcaTAAATGTATCGATTCTTTATCATTCATATCCCATAAACTTAACTATTATGAAAAAGCAAGAAAcattgttttaaaattaaaaaatttaatcaaTCCTCATCAATTTCTTATTGTTATTCAAGCAGCAGTTGGGACTAAGGTTTTTGtttcagaaaaaataaaaccactaaagaaaaatgttaCAGCGAAATGTTATGGGGGTGATATTACAAGAAGGAGGAAGTTaatagaaaaacaaaatgaagggaagaaaaaaatgtttaacaTAGGAAAGGTAAAATTATCtccaaatatatttaccaaATTGTTTGATTTGAAAGGCAACTGA
- a CDS encoding hypothetical protein (conserved Plasmodium protein), giving the protein METVRTVLPLVVGSYGLTLSSYLIYENWKKGKWEKTNGYIENVTLKCSRNFFQGAYYLNIKYYFYVNNEIVQSNKEYKIYVSISRNNKQCKNVEVNEYTQNIFDQASKEKDISISYDPYNIKHSEPLIYIYENDVISKYKLLNKLKSWLVGIKKKLSNLTGLSRPTGNNFLNKEKQNKLELDQNKEAKKENVDMHNDPENLEHIHKNSTYNNRRAPTFCCSFSDSQKRKNGENGKNGKTEKRKNGKTEKTKKTKKIILDISTWSHKREFVRHVRVHVNVISPASVTTQ; this is encoded by the exons ATGGAAACAGTGAGAACTGTCCTACCCCTTGTAGTCGGTTCTTACGGCTTGACCCTAAGCTCATACTTAATTTACGAAAATtggaaaaagggaaaatgggaaaaaacaaatggtTATATTGAAAATGTTACACTGAAATGTTCAAGGAACTTTTTTCAAGgtgcatattatttaaatataaaatattatttttatgtaaataatgaaatagtTCAAAGTAATAAAGagtataaaatttatgttaGTATATCCCGAAACAATAAACAGTGCAAAAATGTTGAAGTAAATGAATAtacacaaaatatttttgatcAAGCAAGTAAGGAAAAAGATATTTCCATTTCCTACGATCCATACAATATTAAACATTCTGAAccgttaatatatatttatgaaaatgatgttatctcaaaatataaattacttaATAAACTTAAAAGTTGGCTAGTTggtataaaaaagaaattgagTAATTTAACGGGTTTAAGTAGACCAACTggaaacaattttttaaacaaagaGAAACAAAATAAGTTGGAATTAGACCAAAATAAAGAAgctaaaaaagaaaatgttgATATGCATAATGACCCAGAGAATTTagaacatatacataaaaatt ctacatataataatagaagGGCACCCACCTTTTGTTGCTCTTTTAGCGATTCccagaaaaggaaaaatggagaaaacggaaaaaacggaaaaacggaaaaacggaaaaacggaaaaacggaaaaaacgaagaaaacgaaaaaaataattttagacATATCAACATGGTCTCACAAAAGGGAATTCGTAAGGCACGTACGTGTACATGTTAATGTGATTTCGCCAGCAAGTGTCACTACACAGTAA
- a CDS encoding inhibitor of cysteine proteases encodes MNILNFLFILCSSTAFLTKCSDNRTFTFDIVNQNNWLDIARSIFQSMSPSNFTIIPYSYISNSNNTKENQGSVLLIRKKLNNQESDEKDNLDKSSASSGSSASCNSKPENSNDIEDTDVNSNSAPLLLSSVYSPSFIDSTYSMENDLQEEQKTGGENYEQARIGNIPDNFMPQKISDILVEVSDEDRRYELTGNEPCEATVYLGDILHNTNVEVINYELSAKKILCVQLEAVHGNGYIWAMLGVHKTMPNIEPSHFPTKKVTKSFFSRDISVTQPKAIEKPQMNNDGTSGTNSDDQLQTQQDNNSKPRAYKHIGGLVGGLGMVQSKVKAHVEGTFYVVFAYYRPFDPTRNANTKILHLNVA; translated from the exons atgaatattttaaacttCCTTTTTATCCTTTGCTCGTCCACAGCCTTTCTGACAAAGTGTTCAG ATAATAGAACGTTTACTTTTGATATAGTAAATCAGAATAATTGGCTTGATATTGCTAGAAGTATCTTTCAAAGCATGTCCCCATCAAACTTTACCATAATACCGTACAGTTACATAAGTAATTCAAATAATACTAAGGAGAATCAAGGTtctgttttattaattagaaagaaattaaataacCAAGAATCAGACGAAAAGGATAATTTAGATAAATCATCTGCATCATCCGGTAGCAGCGCCAGTTGTAATAGTAAACCCGAAAATTCGAACGATATAGAAGATACAGACGTAAACTCAAATAGTGCTCCACTTCTACTATCATCAGTGTATAGTCCATCATTCATTGATTCAACATATAGTATGGAAAACGATTTACAGGAAGAGCAAAAAACTGGAGgagaaaattatgaacaggcAAGAATTGGAAATATTCCTGATAATTTCATGCCACAAAAAATTTCAGACATTTTAGTTGAAGTATCAGATGAAGATCGAAGATACGAATTGACAGGAAATGAACCATGTGAAGCTACAGTATATTTAGGagatattttacataatacTAATGTAGAGGTTATAAATTATGAGTTaagtgcaaaaaaaattttgtgtGTACAGTTAGAAGCAGTTCATGGAAATGGATATATATGGGCAATGTTAGGAGTGCATAAAACTATGCCTAATATAGAACCCTCACATTTTCCTACAAAAAAAGTTacaaaatcttttttttcaagggATATTTCAGTAACACAACCAAAAGCTATTGAAAAACCCCAAATGAACAATGATGGTACCAGTGGAACCAATTCTGATGATCAGTTGCAAACACAACaagataataatagtaaGCCTAGagcatataaacatataggAGGATTAGTTGGAGGTTTAGGAATGGTGCAAAGTAAAGTTAAAGCACATGTAGAAGGAACATTTTATGTTGTTTTTGCATATTATAGACCCTTTGACCCAACTAGAAATGCAAACACAAAAATTCTCCATTTGAATGTAGCATAA